TGTGGAAACACCTCGCTCTGAAACTGACGATCGCGTTCTTCGCCACCGCCTCAGTGCTGGAATGGGCTTTCGAACAGACCAACATCAGCTACGGCGGATTCATTTGGGGCGATATCCGCTACGGGCACTTGGGCGTGTTCTCCGTGCACGTGGGCGCCGTCCCCGTCGCCGTCCCGGTCATGATGGCCGCCATCCTGTGGCCCACCTACGCCACCGTCAACCTGATCCTCGACGGCCGCGTCGTCGTCGACCCACGCACGCTGACCTGGTGGCAAACCATCTGGCGCTGCGCGCTCTACGGCATGGTGCATTCCTGGCTCATGCTGGTCACCAACGCGATCAGCGTGAAATTCGACATCTACCACTGGGTAGGCCGAAGCCTCACCTACTCAGCCGACGACGCATTCCTCGGTGACCCCACAGCCCCCCTGGGATGGGCCATGTACGTGTTCATCACCATGCTCGTCTTCACCTTCGTCATGCTGCCCTTACTCGGCCGCAACACCCTGCAGCACAACGCAGATCGTCCCCTGACCTGGTCCGACGGAGCCCCCATCGTGTTCTTCGGCGTAATGGGCCTGCTCAACTACTTCAACCCGGTCAACCTCACCGCCGGCAACATCGCCCTATGGACCCTCGGTTTCTTCGCCGCCCTAACCGGCTACCGATTCGTCACCCTCATGCGCGACCACCACGAATACGTCGAAAACCGCTCTGCAGAACCAGAACTCGTCACGGGCGGCATCCCGCAGCAGTGACTAGGGCCAGTGTTTTGGCGTGTTGATCACTCAACTCTGCTTGGTGAGTGGCGTCGGTGGCGAAATGTCCGCAACTCAGGCAACTATTGCCTTTGTTCGCACGATTTCAACGGCAGCAGCAGACAGACCCCGTTGGGCAGTACCCGGTCGGTGCGTGCCGAGAGTTGGGTCATGTCCAGGATGTCGAAGGGACTGATCGCGATCTGCACGCCGCCCAAGACAACCTATTCAGAACAACGAGACGAAGCAGGCACCCACCGGAAACTCCGGCACGTGGTTGTACCCGGGATTACCGGGGAAATATTCAGCGACGGTCCGAGGACGCATGCCGTTCGTAGCCCGGCAGCGACTTCAGCCGTTGATACAGAATCGCTGGGCCGAGCCATCGGGTAATAAAGCGGCGTAGTGCGACGCCGTCGCGCTGCCGCTGCCCGCGATCGGTAAACAGAGACTGCACGGTACGCAAGGTCATTTCGGCAAGCTCAGCGAGCGCGGCGTCATCGAAGCCGTGCAGATTCCAATCGACATCGAGGCGGTGAAAAGCTGACAAGCAAAATGTAATTGCCGTGTCGGAGGTCAGCGACGTGACAGCCTGGCCCTCCCGTCGATCCGTCAGCACGCTCTCCAGCTGCGGATCGCCGCTGAGATTTTCGAGTCCGAAGGACACGCTCTCGACGACGGCGGTGACCGGGTCGTTGAGTCCCCGGACATGTTCTGCGAGCTGGTCGAGGAATCCGTCGACCGCACGCATCCCACTGGCGATCAGCAACGCGTCGGCGTTAGGAAAGTACCGGTACACCGTCTGGCGCGTGACCCCGAGTTTCCGGGCGACGTCGGCCAGGCGTATCGCCGGTCCGGTTTCGGCGACCACCTCGTCGACCGCGTCCAGAATGCGGGCGATCGCCTCTTCGTCCGAGGCAGGCGTCGCTCCCGCCCAGCCGCGACTACGCATCCGCTGTCACAAGCCTTTCCGCGTCGAATTCGATCGTCAGTGTCGTCGGGCCGGACATTCCCAGCAAGGATTTCCACGGCGCCGCACCGACCCGATGGGGTGCAGCGAGACGCCGGGCGAGGATGGCCAGGGCATCTGCCAGTTCCCGACGTGCCAGGTTCGCTCCCAGGCAGTAGTGCGCGCCGCCGCCGAAGGTCAGAATGGCGGGCAGGTCCCGCCGCGCGATGTCGAAGCGGTCAGCATCGTCGTAGATCGCTGGATCACGATTGGCCGCAAAGGTATTCACGAGTACGAAGGTTCCAGCCGGGAACAGGTAACCGGCGAACTCGACATCCTCCATGGCAGCGCGCGGCGCGAGACAGACGGCCGGCGAATGGCGCATGCTTTCCTCAACCGTCTGCATCGCGAGCTCTGGTTGGTCGCCCAGCTTCGCCCACTGATCCGGATGGTCGCAGAGCACCTGCACCGACGCGGCCAACTGATTCCGTGTCGTGTCCGTTCCCGCCATCAAGAAGCCGGCCACCAGCATGCGGAGTTCGTCGAGATTGAGCCGGTCGCCGTCGCTCTCAGCGCGGATGAGTTCGGAGAGCAGGTCATCGGTCAGATGGTTTCGCCGTGCGTCGACCATGTCATCGACGTACGCATCGAGTTCGCTCCACGCTCCCAAGATCGCGGCCTCATCGAAATTGGCGTCAGTCTGAAAACTGAAGGCTTTGAACACTTCGTCGGTCCATTGGGAGAACAACTGCCAGTCTGCGCGCGGCGCACCGATCAGCGCGCACATGATGGGAGTGGGATACGGCCGCGCGATGTCGGCCACGATGTCGCAACGTCCGGCGTCGATTACCTGATCGATCAGGCCATTCACCACCTCGTTGATGGTGTCCTGAAGCCGCGCCGTCGCACGCGGCGTGAACGCTCGTGAAACCAGTTTGCGTAAGCGGGTATGCGGCGGCCCGTCGAGTCCGAGGAGGCTGCTCATCAGTTTGTCGTACAACGGGCCCGAGGTGATCCCCTGCGCCGCCAGCGTAATACCTGGCGGCATGCGAAACCTGTTGTCGCGCAGTATCTCCCGAGCCAGCTCGTAGGACAGGATTTCCGGTCCGATGGGCCCGATGGCGATGGGTGCGCGCGATTGCGCCGCCCGGAGGTCCTCGAGGATGTCCTGCGGGGCGGCGGTGAGACTGTAGTTGAAGGTGGGCAGGCCAGCGTCGAAAACGTTTGGGGCAGGGCTGTTCTCGCTCATTGGTGTCACGCCTTCCGATAGCGCCCGGACGGGGGCGGTGGTACGGACATCTATGACTGGAGCGTATGACCATCCCCGAAAGACGTCAAGGTAATGTCACGTATTCCCAGCTAGGATGGCCCGGGGGCTCGCTAAGGTCATACACTCAAGCGATCGAACGTCTGATCGTCAGCAGGGTAAGCCGGCGGAACCCGTCCCCTGTCAAGCCAAAGCAACCAACCGCGACGAAACGCGCCCTACAGCCGGCGCGGACCCGCTACTGACCGAAGAAGCCGGACAACTGGGTGCCGAAGTTGCCGATGCCCGAGACGAAGGCCTGCGTGGCGAGGTTGAGGGCACTGGTGTTGAACGCGCCGGACACGAAGTTGCCGAGGTTCGCCCAGCCCGACTCGAAGGTGCCGAAGTTCTGCAGGCCCGACACGTTGATCCCGCCGGCGTTGAACAAACCCGAAGTCTGGACGAAGCGGTTCGCCAGGCCGGACACGGCCCCGGATGCGGTGTTGAAGAAGCCGGATGCGCCATTGCCGGAGTTGAAGAAGCCCGACGACGGGCCTGGGCCCGTGTTGAAGAAGCCGGGGCCCGACTGGAAGCCGGAGCCGATTGTGAAGGGGCCCAGAACACCGGTGCCGGCGAGATTGGTGACATTGGTGAACAGGTAATCGATCGGGGTTTGCGGTTGAAGGGTGTTCAGGTTGAAGGTGACGGGTCCAATGTTGCTGTCGGAGTCCGTGATTCGGATCCCGAGAATCGTACTGGCCTGGATGTGAATCGGAATCGAATACGTGAACGCGCCCGCTGTGACGGCATCGATGACGCCCGTGATCGGTATCTGTATGTTGAGCGGCACGTCGTAGTGGTACGGGATCGCCGGGATCGTGAAGGAGGAGTTGAGACCGAAGAGGCCCTGGTAGTCGCCCCTCCACAGGAAGCCGTTGCTGTAGCTGCCCGAGATGAATGCTCCCGTGTCGACGTTGCCGGAGTTGGCAATGCCGGTGTTGGAGTTGCCGGTGTTGAACCAGCCGGTGTTGTAGTTCCCGGCGTTGAAGTCGCCGGTGTTGTAGCTGCCCGGGTTGAAGCTGCCCGTGTTGGTATTGCCGACGTTGAACAAGCCGGTGTTGTAGTTGCCCGCGTTGCCGATGCCGGTGTTGACCAGGCCGCTGTTGAAGAAGCCGGTGTTGGTGCTGCCGGTGTTGCCGATACCGGTGTTGAAGCTGCCGGAGTTGCCGATGCCGAAGTTGCCGGTGCCGGAGTTGAAGAACCCGACGTTGTTGCTGCCCGAGTTGAACAGGCCGATGTTGCCGCTGCCGGAGTTCAGGGCGCCGAAGCCGACCTGGTTGTTGCCGCTGAGCCCGATACCGATGTTGCCGTTGCCGGTATTGCCGAAGCCGATGTTGCCGTCACCGAAGTTGCCGAAGCCGAAGTTGTTGCTGCCGGTGTTGCCGAATCCGATGTTGTTCAGGGCCGCCGTCAATCCCGGGCCGCTGTTGCCGAACCCGAAGTTGAAGCTGCCGATGTTGCCGCTGCCGAAGTTCTGGCTGCCGATGTTGCCGCCGCCGAAGTTGTTTCCGCCGACGTTGCCGTTACCCAGGTTGTAGCCGCCGAGGTTGCCGTTACCGAAGTTGAAGTCGCCGATGTTCGCGTTGCCGAAGTTCAGGGAACCGACATTGCCCAGGCCGAGGCTGAAGGTGGTGCCTCCGGTCGCGCCGTTCTGGAACAACCCGGCCAGGTCGGCGCCGACGTTGCTGAAGCCGGAGAGGTTGGCCGGCACGCCCAATCCGGTGTTGAACAGACCCGAAATGCTGTTGCCGAGGTTGGCTAGGCCGGACTGCAGCGAACCGTAGTTTTGGATGCCGGAGTTTCCGAGGAGGCCGGTGGCGAAGTTCGCCAGGCCCGAGCTGCCGGCGCCGTTGTTGAACAGGCCCGAGACGCCGCCGGCGCCCCAGTTGAAGAAGCCGGACGACGGAGAAGTCGTGGTGTTGAAGAAGCCCGGTGTCGCCGGAATGTTGATGAGCGGAATCGTGACGGGACCGACTCCCGCGTTGCCGACGATGGCAAGGACAGTCGAACCGTCGAGGGCGCCGATGTTGAACGACACCGTGTTGACCGGGGGTTGGCTGCCGAAGTCGACCGTGATGGGCGTCGTCGAGGGCGCGTTGGCAGCGCCGCCGTGGACACTGATGGGACCGACGGTGACGTTGAAGTTGGCAGCGTCGATGAAGCCGAGCACATGGGCGGTGCCGCTGATGTAGATCTGCGGAACGTTGATCGCCGACATGTTCACGCTGGTGATGGTGGCGGTGACCGGGATATTGATCGGTGCGTGAACGTCGAAGTTGATCGGAATCTCGTCGACCGTGATGGAGTAGCCGCCGGTGAGGACGCCCCGGTAGTCGCCCCGCCACAACAGGCCGTTGTTGTAGCTGCCGGTGTTGAACAGACCGGTGTCGACCTTGCCCGAGTTCCCCAACCCGGTGTTGTAGTCGCCGGTGTTGAACCAGCCGGTGTTGGAGTCGCCCGGGTTGAAGCTGCCGGTGTTCATGTTGCCGATGTTGTAGCTGCCGGTGTTGTAGTTGCCCGCGTTGGCGATCCCGGTGTTGACCAGCCCGGTGTTGAAGAAGCCGGTGTTGGTGCTGCCGGTGTTGCCGATGCCGGTGTTGTAGCTGCCGGAGTTGCCGATGCCGAAGTTGCCGGTGCCGGAGTTGAAGAAGCCGACGTTGTTGCTGCCCGAGTTGAACAGGCCGATGTTGCCGCTGCCCGAGTTCAGGGCGCCGAAGCCGACCTGGTTATTGCCGCTGAGCCCGATACCGATGTTGCCGCTACCGGTGTTGCCGAAGCCGATGTTGCCGTCGCCGAAGTTGCCGAACCCGAAGTTGTTGCTGCCGGTGTTGCCGATCCCGATGTTGTTCAGGGCCGCGGTCAATCCCGGGCCGCTGTTGCCGAACCCGAAGTTGAAGCTGCCGATGTTGCCGCTGCCGAAGTTCTGGCTGCCGATGTTGCCACTGCCGATGTTGAGGCCGCCGATGTTTCCGTTGCCCAGGTTGAAATCGCCGATGTTTCCGGCGCCCAGGCTGAATTGCCCGATGTCGGCCAGGCCCACGTTCCAGTTCGACGCGCTCGGGCCGTTGCGGAACAAGCCCGCGAGGTCCGTGCCGACGTTGTGCAGACCCGACAGGTTGGCCGGCGTCGTGAACAGGTTGGTGGCGGCGCTGGTGTTGAAGAGACCCGAGACGGTGTTGCCCAGGTTGGAGAAGCCCGTGACCAGCGTGCCGACGTTGTTGACGCCCGAGCTTCCCAGGGCTTGGAAGTTGAACAGGCCGGATGTGTTGGCAGCGAGGTTTCCGAAGCCCGATACGCCACCGGCGCCGCTGTTGAAGAAGCCCGATGACGGGGTGGCGCTGGTGTTTCCGAAGCCCGGGGTCGCCGGGACGTGGATGAGCGGGACGCGGATGGGTCCTGCGGTGCTGTGCACGGACAGGTTGATCGCCGTTGAACCGTCCGGGTTGCCGATGTTTCCGGTGATTGTGGGCA
This genomic stretch from Mycobacterium paragordonae harbors:
- a CDS encoding cytochrome P450 — encoded protein: MSENSPAPNVFDAGLPTFNYSLTAAPQDILEDLRAAQSRAPIAIGPIGPEILSYELAREILRDNRFRMPPGITLAAQGITSGPLYDKLMSSLLGLDGPPHTRLRKLVSRAFTPRATARLQDTINEVVNGLIDQVIDAGRCDIVADIARPYPTPIMCALIGAPRADWQLFSQWTDEVFKAFSFQTDANFDEAAILGAWSELDAYVDDMVDARRNHLTDDLLSELIRAESDGDRLNLDELRMLVAGFLMAGTDTTRNQLAASVQVLCDHPDQWAKLGDQPELAMQTVEESMRHSPAVCLAPRAAMEDVEFAGYLFPAGTFVLVNTFAANRDPAIYDDADRFDIARRDLPAILTFGGGAHYCLGANLARRELADALAILARRLAAPHRVGAAPWKSLLGMSGPTTLTIEFDAERLVTADA
- a CDS encoding TetR/AcrR family transcriptional regulator, which codes for MRSRGWAGATPASDEEAIARILDAVDEVVAETGPAIRLADVARKLGVTRQTVYRYFPNADALLIASGMRAVDGFLDQLAEHVRGLNDPVTAVVESVSFGLENLSGDPQLESVLTDRREGQAVTSLTSDTAITFCLSAFHRLDVDWNLHGFDDAALAELAEMTLRTVQSLFTDRGQRQRDGVALRRFITRWLGPAILYQRLKSLPGYERHASSDRR